A part of Melittangium boletus DSM 14713 genomic DNA contains:
- a CDS encoding FAD-dependent oxidoreductase, with product MSKQMVCSCEDVTVEDIRHAVAKGFRDVESVKRFTGFGTGVCQGKSCLSAVAALLAREKAQKPEGLLPFTPRPPLYPTELSVLASLPVDESQPPVGGMFEETGVFPPVLRPEAPVPKKAKVVIIGGGILGLALAYNLSLRGEKDVVVLERGYLCAGASGRNGGGVRMQWGTSANIELAKRSIELMGRFARDMGINVWLRQGGYLFMAKTKAVAQRLERNAALHNKHGVPTRMLTVDEARDIVPGLTLKDAQAASFNPEDGVIFPWPFLWGYANACRKAGIAVETFTTVTGFEQSEGLVRKVKTDRGDIACDTVVVACGAWSPEVARLAGVQLPNEPHRHEILSTEPLKPFLGPLVSVLDSGLYFSQSMRGEIVGGMGDALEPAGLNMGSTLRFVSRFARALTEQLPNLGHVKVLRQWAGCYDVTPDNSPVLGRTPGLENMLQLSGFVGHGFMMAPAVSERMAEWMTSGTSDELFTRFNLRRFQEGKLEREDMIIG from the coding sequence AGGGCAAGAGCTGCCTGTCGGCGGTGGCGGCGCTGCTCGCCCGGGAGAAGGCGCAGAAGCCCGAGGGCCTGCTGCCCTTCACCCCCCGGCCTCCGCTCTACCCCACGGAGCTGTCGGTCCTGGCGTCGCTGCCGGTGGACGAGTCCCAACCTCCCGTGGGGGGCATGTTCGAGGAGACGGGCGTCTTTCCGCCCGTGTTGCGGCCCGAGGCACCGGTGCCCAAGAAGGCGAAGGTCGTCATCATCGGCGGCGGCATCCTGGGCCTGGCGCTCGCGTACAACCTGTCCCTGCGCGGAGAGAAGGACGTGGTGGTGCTCGAGCGCGGCTACCTGTGCGCGGGCGCGTCCGGACGCAATGGCGGCGGCGTGCGCATGCAGTGGGGCACGTCGGCCAACATCGAGCTGGCCAAGCGCTCCATCGAGCTGATGGGCCGCTTCGCGCGCGACATGGGCATCAACGTGTGGCTGCGCCAGGGCGGCTACCTGTTCATGGCGAAGACGAAGGCGGTGGCCCAGCGCCTGGAGCGCAACGCCGCGCTGCACAACAAGCACGGCGTGCCCACGCGGATGCTCACCGTGGACGAGGCGCGGGACATCGTCCCCGGACTCACCCTGAAGGACGCACAGGCGGCCTCGTTCAATCCGGAGGACGGCGTCATCTTCCCCTGGCCCTTCCTCTGGGGCTACGCCAACGCCTGCCGCAAGGCGGGCATCGCCGTGGAGACCTTCACCACCGTCACGGGCTTCGAGCAGTCCGAGGGCTTGGTGCGCAAGGTGAAGACGGACCGGGGCGACATCGCGTGCGACACGGTGGTGGTGGCCTGCGGTGCGTGGAGCCCGGAAGTGGCCCGGCTCGCGGGGGTGCAACTGCCCAACGAGCCCCACCGGCATGAGATCCTCAGCACCGAACCGCTCAAGCCCTTCTTGGGCCCCCTCGTGTCCGTGTTGGACTCAGGGCTGTATTTCAGCCAGTCGATGCGTGGGGAGATCGTCGGCGGCATGGGAGACGCGCTGGAGCCCGCCGGGTTGAACATGGGCTCGACGCTGCGCTTCGTGTCGCGCTTCGCACGGGCGCTCACCGAGCAGTTGCCCAACCTGGGCCACGTGAAGGTGCTGCGGCAGTGGGCGGGCTGCTACGACGTGACGCCGGACAACAGCCCGGTGCTCGGCCGCACACCGGGGCTGGAGAACATGCTCCAACTGTCCGGCTTCGTGGGCCACGGCTTCATGATGGCGCCCGCGGTGTCCGAGCGCATGGCGGAGTGGATGACATCGGGCACGTCCGACGAGCTCTTCACCCGCTTCAACCTGCGCCGCTTCCAGGAAGGCAAGCTGGAGCGCGAGGACATGATCATCGGCTGA